Proteins co-encoded in one Ananas comosus cultivar F153 linkage group 15, ASM154086v1, whole genome shotgun sequence genomic window:
- the LOC109721840 gene encoding leucine-rich repeat extensin-like protein 5, which yields MDSTTSGSVQSSSGGGGGGGSRGGGGGDEEYTSQPDFLSSFLTLPPPPPPSSSTSHLLHHHHHHHHPSPSFDSFSTFLDPLPHSLPQNPSPPSTNPFPHSPSLLPNPSCTTTAASSGQHPDQPDRPAAPGPARASKKRPRASRRPPTTVLTTDTSNFRAMVQEFTGFPAPPFSSSFARPRLDLFQSPYLLRPFAQKNHASTFAPINSSSSGSTASTMVDAIASIARNSLVNLNTLLASTSATSASVPIDLQHPNLPSFALQSQPTIPKEFAVGDLGSFVGSESLIKPAHRTSNSLSIWADGLGLDGGDRDPLIGSESAAAKRSNDVDKGRR from the coding sequence ATGGATTCTACTACAAGTGGTAGCGTGCAATCGTcgagtggcggcggcggaggcggcggcagcagaggcggcggtggcggcgacgaAGAGTACACCTCGCAACCCGActtcctctcttctttcttaaccctcccaccaccaccaccaccatcctCCTCCACATCAcacctcctccaccaccaccaccaccaccaccacccttCTCCCTCCTTCGACTCCTTCTCCACCTTCCTCGACCCCCTCCCACACTCTCTCCCTCAAAACCCTAGCCCACCATCCACCAATCCCTTCCCCCATTCCCCCTCACTGTTGCCCAACCCGAGTTGCACCACCACCGCGGCCTCCTCGGGCCAACACCCCGACCAACCGGACCGGCCGGCCGCCCCCGGCCCGGCCCGAGCTTCCAAGAAGCGGCCGAGAGCGTCGCGTCGGCCGCCCACCACCGTGCTCACCACCGACACGTCCAACTTCCGCGCCATGGTGCAAGAATTCACCGGCTTCCCCGCGCcgcctttctcctcctccttcgcccgCCCGCGTCTCGACCTCTTCCAGTCGCCGTATCTTCTCCGGCCCTTTGCCCAAAAAAATCACGCTTCCACATTTGCTCCCATTaatagcagcagcagcggcagcactGCTTCCACTATGGTCGACGCTATTGCTTCTATTGCGAGGAACAGTTTGGTTAATTTGAACACACTTTTAGCTTCAACCAGTGCAACTTCCGCGAGCGTGCCTATCGATCTCCAACACCCAAATCTCCCGTCGTTCGCTTTACAGTCTCAACCGACCATTCCCAAAGAGTTCGCGGTCGGAGATCTCGGAAGCTTCGTCGGATCGGAGAGTCTCATCAAACCGGCCCATCGGACGTCGAACAGTTTGTCAATCTGGGCTGATGGTTTAGGATTAGACGGTGGCGATCGTGATCCATTGATCGGATCAGAATCGGCAGCTGCAAAGAGATCAAACGACGTCGACAAAGGGCGACGGTAA